A window from Erythrolamprus reginae isolate rEryReg1 chromosome 11, rEryReg1.hap1, whole genome shotgun sequence encodes these proteins:
- the FXYD3 gene encoding FXYD domain-containing ion transport regulator 3 isoform X2, producing MKSTTMNILLCLLIGFPLLKANDPTDKDSPFYYDWESLRFGGLVVAGVLSFLGIIVLFSGKCRCKWRKKSSTSINSAQKQPLAGASEC from the exons ATGAAATCCACCACCATGAATATCCTCCTTTGTCTGTTGATTG ggttcCCTCTACTGAAGGCAAATGACCCCACAG ATAAAGACAGCCCCTTTTATTATG ATTGGGAGTCGCTCCGTTTTGGCGGTTTGGTCGTTGCCGGCGTTCTGTCTTTTCTGGGAATTATTGTCCTCTTTA GTGGAAAGTGCAGGTGCAAGTGGCGAAAGAAAAGCAG CACGAGCATCAATTCAGCACAAAAACAGCCTCTTGCAG GTGCCAGTGAGTGCTGA